The bacterium genome includes a region encoding these proteins:
- the speB gene encoding agmatinase: MRLVTKALILQKARPFLAANSNPESAELVLFGWPFDGTCSFRAGTRFGPGAIREASEVLESYCPVARRDLEDVRFADVGDLPVPPGDLQTSLDMAYRMATAIRSAGQIPAVLGGEHTLSLPLIRAAHEADPNLAVIHFDAHFDLRNQYLGVETCHATVLRRVSDFIQPSHILHIGQRSGIKEEFDRSELLGNYCPASAKPEDICQWVGDRPIYVTVDLDVLDPSVLPGTGTPEPGGVSFATLQGWLQGLSSCRWRGWDVVELSPDYDRTQVSSIVAAKVTRTMIFTSTSQTA; the protein is encoded by the coding sequence TTGCGGCTGGTGACGAAAGCCTTGATCCTTCAGAAAGCTCGGCCTTTTCTCGCTGCCAATTCAAATCCCGAAAGCGCGGAGCTGGTTTTATTCGGCTGGCCGTTTGACGGTACTTGTTCGTTTCGAGCGGGAACTCGCTTCGGTCCGGGGGCAATTCGTGAGGCGTCCGAGGTTCTTGAATCCTATTGTCCGGTGGCCAGACGAGATTTGGAAGACGTACGGTTTGCGGATGTGGGGGATCTTCCGGTCCCGCCGGGGGATCTCCAGACCTCACTGGATATGGCATATCGTATGGCGACTGCCATTCGTTCCGCTGGGCAAATTCCTGCAGTATTGGGGGGAGAACACACGCTGTCGTTGCCGCTGATCCGGGCGGCGCATGAGGCCGATCCGAATCTGGCAGTGATACATTTTGACGCGCATTTCGACTTGAGAAATCAGTACTTAGGTGTCGAAACCTGCCACGCAACCGTCCTCCGGCGGGTCAGCGATTTCATCCAGCCGTCACATATTTTGCATATCGGTCAACGGTCAGGAATCAAGGAAGAGTTTGACCGATCTGAACTTCTCGGCAATTACTGCCCCGCTTCTGCCAAACCCGAGGATATTTGCCAATGGGTTGGCGATCGGCCTATTTATGTGACTGTAGATTTGGATGTTCTCGATCCATCCGTACTTCCCGGAACAGGAACACCGGAACCCGGTGGCGTTTCCTTCGCAACGTTGCAGGGCTGGCTTCAGGGATTGTCCAGTTGCCGATGGCGGGGCTGGGATGTGGTTGAGCTCTCCCCGGACTATGATCGGACCCAAGTATCCTCAATCGTGGCGGCCAAGGTCACACGAACGATGATTTTTACCAGTACATCGCAAACCGCTTGA